The Tenebrio molitor chromosome 2, icTenMoli1.1, whole genome shotgun sequence DNA segment AGATCAGGTAAAAATCCCTCGATTTGAAGCCTTTACTATTAACTGTTGTTCAAGGATCAACACTTGGAGAAAGTCCACCGTATTCGTTAACAGAGATTCAtcgttttattaaagaatGTATGCAAGCCATTGGTACTCCAGTTAGTCACGCCGAAGCCTTGGCAACCTGTCTTACAGAAGCTGATTACAGGGGTCACTACTGCGAAGGATTAAATCAATTAGGTGAGATCCTTTTTGAAAAGAAACTGagtaaaaaacatatttcttgCAGAGACTTATATCGATGAGATTCGAGAAGGTGGGTGCAATAAGGATGCGGTGCCCCACATCTTGAAAGAGACTCCCGTGACTGCTTGGGTTGATGGTAACAACGGTTTGGGGGTTGTTGTAGGTAACTTTTGCATGAATCTGGCCATCAAGAAAGCGAAAGCTTCCGGAATTGGGTGGGTCGTCGCTAAAGGTGAAGACAAAATTAGTTCCAGTTGTTGAATTCGATAAGAAACTCTTTCTTCTAGGCTCCAACACTTACGGAATCGCTGGACTTTATCCTCTTAAAGCAATCGACGAAGGTTTGCTGGGCATGAGTTTCACCAATTCGTACCCGATGGTAGCACCGACTCGTGCTTTAGAAGTAAGTACTCTTGAAAACTTCTGTTTTATGTGTTAACTGCAAGTTTAGAGCGCCCTTGGTACCAATCCCATCTCGATGGCAGCACCAGGATTGAACGGAGACAGTTATGTGTTAGATATGGCGACTGCAGCAGTAGCTGTGGGAAAAGTACGACTCAGCTGTTTAGAACTGTTCACTTTTATCGTTTTGCTATTTAGATTGAAATTCTGGGTAGAAAGCAATTGCCGGTACCTAAAGAATGGGCCAACCCAGAAACCGGTGCTCTGCGTCCGTTGGGTGGTCACGAACCCAACTCGAATTACAAAGGATTTGGATTGGCTTTTTTCGTAGAAATCTTCTGTGGGATACTTTCCGATTCTGCGTACGGACCAAATATCCGAAAGTATGGAAATTTTACCCAAGGGGCAAACCTTGGACATTGCTTCGTTGCCCTCAATCCCACTTATTTCGCCCCAGGATTTGAGGAGCGCTTGTCCGACTTGatgaatttcattagaaaCATGCAACCCGTACGTACGGTACTTAAATGGTACCAAAAGTGAAAAGAAGTGTTGCAGGCCGATCCCGACAA contains these protein-coding regions:
- the LOC138124903 gene encoding uncharacterized oxidoreductase YjmC-like, encoding MSLAGISRSGSTLGESPPYSLTEIHRFIKECMQAIGTPVSHAEALATCLTEADYRGHYCEGLNQLETYIDEIREGGCNKDAVPHILKETPVTAWVDGNNGLGVVVGNFCMNLAIKKAKASGIGWVVAKGSNTYGIAGLYPLKAIDEGLLGMSFTNSYPMVAPTRALESALGTNPISMAAPGLNGDSYVLDMATAAVAVGKIEILGRKQLPVPKEWANPETGALRPLGGHEPNSNYKGFGLAFFVEIFCGILSDSAYGPNIRKYGNFTQGANLGHCFVALNPTYFAPGFEERLSDLMNFIRNMQPADPDKPVLIPGDLEREHMATTDREGGVRYVKDLVASCRKLAQRLNVKPLSPLE